The following are from one region of the Mycolicibacterium diernhoferi genome:
- a CDS encoding bifunctional methylenetetrahydrofolate dehydrogenase/methenyltetrahydrofolate cyclohydrolase: protein MGASTLDGKATRDEILSDLKDRVAKLTAAGRTPGLGTILVGDDPGSQAYVRGKHADCAKVGITSIRRDLPADISQATLDETIDELNANPECTGYIVQLPLPKHLDENAALERIDPDKDADGLHPTNLGRLVLGKEAALPCTPRGIVHLLRRFDVPIAGAHVVVIGRGVTVGRPLGLLLTRRSENATVTLCHTGTRNLAELTRQADIIVAAVGVPYMVTADMVKPGAAVVDVGVSRVEGKLTGDVAPDVWDVAGHVSPNPGGVGPLTRAFLLTNVVERAERGEA from the coding sequence GTGGGAGCGAGCACACTCGACGGTAAGGCCACCCGAGACGAGATCCTGAGCGATCTCAAGGATCGGGTGGCGAAATTGACGGCCGCGGGCCGCACGCCCGGACTGGGTACCATCCTGGTCGGGGACGACCCGGGATCGCAGGCCTATGTCCGCGGCAAGCACGCCGACTGCGCGAAGGTGGGCATCACCTCGATCCGTCGTGACCTGCCCGCCGACATCAGCCAGGCCACCCTGGACGAGACCATCGACGAACTCAACGCCAACCCCGAGTGCACCGGCTACATCGTGCAGTTGCCGCTGCCCAAGCACCTGGACGAGAACGCCGCCCTGGAACGGATCGACCCGGACAAGGACGCCGACGGGTTGCACCCGACCAATCTGGGCCGGCTGGTGCTCGGCAAGGAGGCGGCGCTGCCCTGCACGCCCCGTGGCATCGTGCACCTGTTGCGCCGCTTCGACGTTCCCATCGCCGGCGCGCACGTGGTGGTGATCGGCCGGGGTGTCACAGTCGGCCGGCCGCTCGGGCTGTTGCTGACCCGCCGCTCGGAGAACGCGACGGTGACGTTGTGCCACACCGGAACCCGTAATCTCGCCGAGCTGACCCGCCAAGCCGACATCATCGTCGCCGCGGTCGGCGTGCCGTACATGGTGACCGCCGACATGGTGAAGCCCGGCGCCGCGGTCGTCGACGTGGGCGTCAGCAGGGTGGAGGGCAAGCTCACCGGCGACGTCGCCCCGGACGTCTGGGATGTCGCCGGGCACGTCTCGCCGAATCCGGGTGGGGTGGGCCCGCTGACCCGGGCGTTCCTGCTGACCAATGTGGTGGAGCGCGCGGAGCGCGGCGAGGCGTGA
- a CDS encoding class I SAM-dependent methyltransferase, whose amino-acid sequence MSFGEEAAAYERGRPSYPPEAIDWLLPPGAQRVLDLGAGTGKLTVRLVERGLDVVAVDPIPEMLEVLSRSLPQTPALLGTAEEIPLPDNSVDAVVVAQAWHWFDVQRATAEIARVLRPGGRLGLVWNTRDERMGWVKDLGNIIGHEHDPLNDEVTLPATFTGLERSRVEWTSYLTPQALIDLVASRSYCITSPAAVRTQTLDKVRELLRTHPALANSNGLALPYITVGIRATLA is encoded by the coding sequence ATGTCCTTCGGTGAAGAGGCGGCCGCCTACGAACGGGGACGACCCTCGTACCCGCCGGAGGCCATCGACTGGTTGCTGCCGCCGGGCGCGCAACGGGTGCTGGATCTGGGTGCCGGCACCGGCAAGCTGACGGTCCGGCTCGTCGAGCGCGGTCTGGACGTGGTGGCGGTGGACCCCATCCCGGAGATGCTCGAAGTCCTCAGCCGTTCCCTTCCGCAGACCCCGGCGCTGCTGGGCACCGCCGAAGAGATCCCGTTGCCGGACAACAGCGTCGATGCGGTCGTGGTGGCCCAGGCCTGGCATTGGTTCGACGTGCAGCGCGCGACCGCGGAGATCGCCCGGGTGCTGCGTCCCGGTGGACGACTCGGGCTGGTGTGGAACACCCGCGACGAACGAATGGGCTGGGTCAAGGACCTCGGCAACATCATCGGCCACGAACACGATCCGCTCAACGACGAGGTCACCCTGCCGGCGACGTTCACCGGTCTGGAGCGCAGCCGCGTCGAGTGGACGAGTTATCTGACCCCGCAGGCGCTCATCGATCTGGTCGCCTCCCGCAGCTACTGCATCACCTCCCCGGCCGCGGTGCGCACCCAAACGCTGGACAAGGTCCGCGAACTGTTGCGCACCCATCCGGCGCTGGCCAACAGCAACGGTCTGGCGCTGCCCTACATCACCGTCGGCATCCGGGCGACGCTGGCATAA
- a CDS encoding NADH:flavin oxidoreductase gives MNTPSEVFTDVFGEAKLGPVTLRNRIIKAATFEASTPNALVTDDLIKYHQLPAAGGVGMTTVAYCAVAPGGRTDGWQLWMRPEAVPGLTRLTEAVHAEGAAISAQIGHAGPVANSRTNKAKALAPVRFFNPLSMRFAKKASAEDIREVTEAHANAARLAIDSGFDAVEIHLGHNYLASSFLSPLINQRRDEFGGSLENRAKVARGAVRAVRDAVDSYGDKKIAVIAKLTMTDGIRGGIPVHEALQTAKWLEEDGGLDALELTAGSSLVNPMYLFHGEVPLKEFAGAFKPPISWGMRMTGRKFLRYYPYREAYLLDLARKFRAELKMPLILLGGITNRETMDKAMAEGFEFVAMGRALLAEPDLINRIKADGQAHTVKSICDHCNKCMPTIYSHTHCVLTGAPDTLTV, from the coding sequence ATGAACACCCCGTCAGAAGTGTTCACCGATGTGTTTGGCGAGGCCAAGCTCGGCCCGGTGACCCTGCGCAACCGCATTATCAAGGCCGCGACGTTCGAGGCCTCCACCCCGAACGCCCTGGTCACGGACGACCTGATCAAGTACCACCAGCTTCCCGCCGCGGGCGGGGTCGGCATGACCACGGTCGCCTACTGCGCGGTCGCTCCGGGCGGACGCACCGACGGCTGGCAGCTCTGGATGCGCCCGGAAGCGGTACCCGGGCTGACCAGGCTCACCGAGGCCGTGCACGCCGAGGGCGCGGCGATCAGCGCCCAGATCGGCCACGCCGGCCCGGTGGCCAACTCGCGGACCAACAAGGCCAAGGCGCTGGCGCCGGTGCGGTTCTTCAATCCGTTGTCCATGCGGTTCGCCAAGAAGGCCAGCGCCGAGGACATCCGCGAGGTCACCGAGGCGCACGCCAACGCCGCCCGGCTGGCCATCGACTCCGGGTTCGACGCCGTCGAGATCCACCTCGGCCACAACTATCTGGCGAGCTCGTTCCTGTCCCCGCTGATCAACCAGCGCCGCGACGAGTTCGGTGGGTCGCTGGAGAACCGCGCCAAGGTGGCCCGCGGTGCGGTGCGCGCGGTTCGCGACGCCGTGGACAGCTACGGCGACAAGAAGATCGCCGTCATCGCCAAACTCACCATGACCGACGGCATCCGCGGCGGCATCCCGGTCCACGAGGCACTGCAGACCGCCAAGTGGCTGGAGGAGGACGGCGGGCTGGACGCCCTGGAGCTCACCGCGGGCAGCTCGCTGGTCAACCCGATGTACCTGTTCCACGGCGAGGTCCCGCTCAAGGAATTCGCCGGGGCGTTCAAACCGCCGATCAGCTGGGGCATGCGGATGACCGGCAGGAAGTTCCTGCGGTATTACCCGTACCGGGAGGCCTATCTGCTGGATCTGGCCCGCAAGTTCCGGGCCGAGCTGAAGATGCCGCTGATCCTGCTCGGCGGCATCACCAATCGCGAGACCATGGACAAGGCGATGGCCGAGGGCTTCGAGTTCGTGGCGATGGGCCGTGCCCTGCTGGCCGAGCCGGACCTGATCAATCGGATCAAGGCCGACGGGCAGGCGCACACGGTCAAGTCGATCTGCGACCACTGCAACAAATGCATGCCGACCATCTACAGCCACACCCACTGTGTGTTGACCGGAGCGCCGGACACGCTCACCGTGTAA
- a CDS encoding bifunctional o-acetylhomoserine/o-acetylserine sulfhydrylase, whose protein sequence is MSTPDTDPQATWSFETKQVHAGQTPDTATNARALPIYQTTSYTFDSTAHAAALFGLQEPGNIYTRIGNPTTDVIEQRVAALEGGVAALFLSSGQAAETFAILNLAGAGDHIVSSPRLYGGTYNLFHYTLPKLGIEVSFVDNPDDPDSWRAAVRPNTKAFFGETISNPQIDILDIPAVAAVAHDNGVPLIVDNTIATPYLIQPIAHGADIVVHSATKYLGGHGSAIAGVIVDGGNFDWAASGRFPGFTEPDPSYHGVVFAELGPPAYALKARVQLLRDLGSALAPFNAFLIAQGLETLSLRVERHVSNAVKVAEYLSDRDEVVSVNYAGLPTSPWYELGRKIAPRGTGAVLAFELAGGIEAGKAFVDALTLHSHVANIGDVRSLVIHPASTTHAQLTPEEQLTTGVTPGLVRLAVGIEGIDDILADLDQGFAAARAFAGTGQTVESV, encoded by the coding sequence ATGAGCACCCCCGATACCGATCCCCAGGCGACCTGGTCGTTCGAGACCAAACAGGTGCACGCCGGCCAGACGCCCGACACCGCGACCAACGCCCGGGCCCTGCCGATCTACCAGACCACCTCCTACACCTTCGACAGCACCGCGCACGCCGCGGCGCTGTTCGGCCTGCAGGAGCCCGGCAACATCTACACCCGCATCGGCAACCCGACCACCGACGTCATCGAGCAGCGGGTGGCCGCTCTGGAAGGCGGCGTCGCAGCGCTGTTCCTGTCCTCCGGGCAGGCCGCCGAGACCTTCGCGATCCTGAACCTGGCCGGCGCCGGGGACCACATCGTGTCCAGCCCGCGGCTGTACGGCGGCACCTACAACCTGTTCCACTACACGCTGCCCAAGCTCGGCATCGAGGTCAGCTTCGTCGACAATCCCGACGACCCGGACAGCTGGCGGGCCGCGGTCCGCCCGAACACCAAGGCGTTCTTCGGCGAGACCATCTCCAATCCCCAGATCGACATCCTCGACATCCCGGCCGTCGCCGCGGTCGCCCACGACAACGGCGTCCCACTGATCGTCGACAACACCATCGCCACCCCGTACCTCATCCAGCCGATCGCGCACGGCGCCGACATCGTGGTGCACTCGGCGACCAAGTACCTGGGCGGCCACGGTTCGGCGATCGCCGGCGTGATCGTCGACGGCGGGAACTTCGACTGGGCCGCCAGCGGCCGTTTCCCGGGGTTCACCGAGCCCGACCCCAGCTATCACGGTGTGGTGTTCGCCGAGCTCGGCCCGCCGGCCTACGCGCTCAAGGCCCGGGTGCAGCTGCTGCGCGACCTCGGCTCGGCGCTCGCCCCCTTCAACGCCTTCCTCATCGCCCAGGGCCTGGAGACGCTGTCGCTGCGCGTCGAGCGGCACGTGTCCAACGCGGTCAAGGTCGCCGAGTACCTCTCCGACCGTGACGAGGTCGTCTCGGTCAACTACGCCGGCCTGCCGACCTCCCCCTGGTACGAACTGGGCCGCAAGATCGCCCCCAGGGGCACCGGCGCGGTGCTGGCCTTCGAACTGGCCGGCGGGATCGAGGCCGGCAAGGCGTTCGTCGACGCGCTGACCCTGCACAGCCACGTCGCCAACATCGGCGACGTCCGGTCGCTGGTGATCCACCCGGCGTCGACCACCCATGCGCAGCTGACCCCGGAGGAGCAGCTCACCACCGGCGTCACCCCGGGCCTGGTCCGGCTGGCGGTCGGCATCGAGGGAATCGACGACATCCTGGCCGACCTGGATCAGGGCTTCGCCGCGGCGAGGGCCTTCGCCGGCACCGGGCAGACAGTCGAGTCGGTCTGA
- a CDS encoding DUF4383 domain-containing protein: MTQPEHDRPTETAPMVQMAAMVIGAVYLLVGVAGFIPGITTGSDRLDWAGHESGALLLDIFAVSVLHNIAHIAVGIAGLVLARTAGSARAYLLGGGVLSTAIWLYGMLIDHHGPLNVLPVNGSANWLHLGLATTMLGAGLTLGGLSTGSTPE; the protein is encoded by the coding sequence GTGACGCAGCCCGAACACGACCGTCCTACCGAGACCGCCCCGATGGTGCAGATGGCCGCGATGGTGATCGGCGCCGTGTACCTGCTGGTCGGCGTCGCGGGCTTCATCCCCGGCATCACCACCGGCTCGGACCGCCTGGATTGGGCCGGCCACGAGTCCGGCGCCCTGCTGCTGGACATCTTCGCCGTCTCGGTGCTGCACAACATCGCGCACATCGCGGTTGGGATCGCCGGGCTGGTGCTCGCCCGGACCGCGGGCAGCGCCCGGGCGTATCTGCTCGGCGGCGGCGTGCTGTCCACCGCGATCTGGCTGTACGGCATGCTGATCGACCACCACGGCCCGCTGAACGTACTGCCGGTCAACGGGTCGGCGAACTGGCTGCATCTGGGCCTTGCCACGACCATGCTGGGGGCCGGCCTGACGCTGGGAGGGCTGTCGACCGGGTCGACGCCTGAGTGA
- the metX gene encoding homoserine O-acetyltransferase MetX: MQSDVPSTLPAEGEIGVVDIGALTLESGVVIDQVSIAFQRWGDLSPERDNVVMVLHALTGDSHITGPAGPDHPTPGWWDGVAGPGATIDTDRWCAIATNALGGCRGSTGPSSIAPDGKPWGSRFPAITIRDQVNADLAALAVLGITGVAAVIGGSMGGARALEWVVGHPDTVRAGLILAVGARATADQIGTQSTQVAAIKADPDWNGGDYYGTGRTPAAGLEIARRIAHLTYRGEAELDSRFANSAQGDEDPTNGGRYAVQSYLEHQGGKLVSRFDAGTYVALTEALNSHDVGRGRGGVAAALTACPVPVLVGGITSDRLYPLRQQQELADLLPGCAELSVVDSIYGHDGFLVETDAVAPLIRQTLEIASR; the protein is encoded by the coding sequence ATACAGAGCGACGTGCCGTCGACCCTGCCCGCAGAAGGTGAGATCGGGGTCGTCGACATCGGCGCCCTGACGCTGGAGAGCGGCGTGGTCATCGACCAGGTGTCGATCGCGTTCCAGCGCTGGGGTGACCTGTCTCCCGAGCGGGACAACGTCGTCATGGTGCTGCACGCGCTGACCGGCGACTCGCACATCACCGGTCCGGCCGGTCCCGATCACCCCACCCCGGGATGGTGGGACGGTGTGGCCGGGCCCGGCGCGACCATCGACACCGACCGCTGGTGCGCCATCGCCACCAACGCCCTCGGCGGCTGCCGCGGCTCGACCGGGCCCAGCTCGATCGCACCGGACGGAAAGCCCTGGGGCTCAAGGTTCCCCGCCATCACCATCCGGGATCAGGTGAACGCAGACCTGGCCGCCCTGGCCGTGCTGGGCATCACCGGAGTCGCCGCGGTGATCGGCGGGTCGATGGGCGGGGCACGGGCCCTGGAATGGGTCGTCGGGCACCCCGACACCGTGCGTGCCGGGCTGATCCTGGCCGTGGGCGCGCGCGCCACCGCCGACCAGATCGGCACCCAGAGCACCCAGGTGGCCGCGATCAAGGCCGACCCGGACTGGAACGGCGGCGACTACTACGGCACCGGGCGCACCCCGGCGGCCGGCCTGGAGATCGCGCGCCGGATCGCCCACCTCACCTACCGCGGTGAGGCCGAACTGGATTCGCGGTTTGCCAACTCCGCCCAAGGCGACGAGGACCCGACCAACGGCGGCCGTTATGCGGTGCAGAGCTACCTGGAGCACCAGGGCGGCAAGCTGGTCTCCCGATTCGACGCCGGCACCTACGTCGCCCTGACCGAGGCGCTGAACAGTCATGACGTCGGCCGGGGCCGAGGTGGGGTGGCCGCCGCACTGACCGCCTGTCCGGTGCCCGTGCTGGTCGGCGGCATCACCTCGGATCGGCTCTATCCGCTGCGCCAGCAGCAGGAACTGGCCGACCTGCTGCCCGGCTGCGCCGAACTCAGCGTCGTCGACTCGATCTACGGCCACGACGGATTCCTGGTGGAGACCGACGCGGTGGCCCCGTTGATCCGGCAGACCCTGGAGATCGCGTCCCGGTGA
- a CDS encoding DUF3017 domain-containing protein, with translation MTPKEFARKVFAGQWPILVVGLILIAALGLVIAGYWRRGALVMGIAVGVAAVMRLTLSDERAGLLAVRSRTIDFATTATVSATVLYIAWTIDPLGTS, from the coding sequence GTGACACCGAAGGAGTTCGCCCGCAAGGTGTTTGCCGGGCAGTGGCCGATCCTGGTGGTCGGGCTGATCCTGATCGCCGCGCTCGGGTTGGTGATCGCCGGTTACTGGCGCCGCGGTGCGCTGGTGATGGGGATCGCGGTCGGGGTCGCCGCGGTGATGCGGCTGACGCTGTCGGACGAACGCGCCGGACTGCTCGCAGTCCGCTCCCGCACAATCGATTTCGCCACCACCGCGACGGTCAGCGCGACGGTTCTCTACATCGCCTGGACGATCGACCCGCTGGGAACCAGCTGA